In one window of Mobiluncus massiliensis DNA:
- the rplM gene encoding 50S ribosomal protein L13, producing MRTYSPKAGDVDAKWHVVDADGIVLGRLASQVATLLRGKHKPTFAPNFDNGDYVIVINAEKVVLTGNKWTEKTAYHHSGFPGGLKATSYQEMREKQPEKIIEKAVKGMMPHNRLSKQQLTKLKVYAGPEHPHAGQNPEVFELTQIAQ from the coding sequence GTGCGTACTTATTCACCCAAGGCTGGTGACGTTGACGCGAAGTGGCACGTAGTAGATGCCGACGGCATCGTGCTGGGACGTTTGGCTTCCCAGGTGGCTACCTTGCTGCGCGGCAAGCACAAGCCGACCTTCGCTCCCAACTTTGATAATGGAGACTACGTCATTGTTATCAATGCGGAAAAGGTCGTGTTGACCGGCAACAAATGGACTGAAAAGACTGCCTACCACCACTCGGGTTTCCCCGGTGGCTTGAAGGCAACCTCTTACCAGGAAATGCGGGAAAAACAACCCGAAAAGATCATCGAGAAGGCAGTTAAGGGAATGATGCCTCATAACCGCCTCTCCAAACAGCAATTGACGAAGCTGAAGGTTTACGCCGGACCGGAACATCCGCACGCCGGCCAGAACCCGGAAGTTTTTGAACTCACGCAAATCGCGCAATAA
- the rpsI gene encoding 30S ribosomal protein S9, producing MAKTTTEIEELEDVPSEYTTETPAAQDEPGRGNSRIDKGMGLGRRKEAVARVRLVPGNGNWTINGRTLEDYFPNKLHQQLVMAPFVLLDLQGRFDVKARIDGGGISGQAGALRLGVSRALNEIDRDANRPALKKAGFLTRDARAVERKKAGLKKARKAPQYSKR from the coding sequence GTGGCGAAGACCACTACAGAAATCGAAGAGCTGGAGGATGTCCCCAGCGAATACACCACCGAGACTCCGGCGGCCCAGGATGAACCGGGTCGTGGGAATTCTCGCATCGACAAAGGCATGGGGCTAGGGCGCCGTAAGGAAGCCGTGGCCCGCGTGCGTTTGGTTCCGGGTAACGGCAATTGGACTATCAACGGTCGTACTCTGGAAGATTACTTCCCGAACAAGTTGCACCAGCAATTGGTCATGGCACCTTTCGTGCTGTTGGACTTGCAGGGTCGTTTCGACGTCAAGGCTCGCATTGACGGCGGCGGTATTTCCGGCCAGGCCGGTGCGCTGCGCCTGGGCGTGTCCCGCGCGCTGAACGAAATCGATCGTGACGCTAACCGTCCCGCGCTTAAGAAAGCCGGCTTCCTGACCCGCGACGCTCGCGCCGTGGAACGCAAGAAGGCTGGCCTTAAGAAGGCTCGCAAGGCGCCGCAGTACTCGAAGCGTTAA
- the glmM gene encoding phosphoglucosamine mutase, whose translation MTQRLFGTDGVRGLANEDITAELALNLGVAAARLVVEEKIMATGQMPIVRDLLKEQRESAMTESRTGIKRPRLIPEEPAKPRAIIGRDTRVSGQFLDHALAAGLSSAGMDVTRVGVIPTPGVAYLTESQDIELGVVISASHNPMQDNGIKFFARGGYKLPDEMEDRVQAMLGQNWERPLGSGVGDVVANGKAADDAYVNHLVDTVPVSLHGLKIVVDCANGAASEIGPRALREAGADVVVINASPDGRNINLNCGSTHPKQLKSMVVAAGADFGVAFDGDADRCLAVDGAGDLVDGDQIMGMLALDMHRAGILTEDTLVLTVMSNLGLRLAMQQAGIKTPTTAVGDRYVLEEMRAHGYILGGEQSGHVINARYATTGDGILTALQVAATVASHQAPLSELVSPIQKLPQTLINVPGVDKTRVDDPRLAQDVAQAEARLGETGRVLLRSSGTEPLVRVMVEAATQEQADAEAQTLANRVQELLAL comes from the coding sequence ATGACCCAACGTTTATTCGGTACTGACGGAGTTCGCGGACTTGCCAACGAAGACATCACCGCGGAACTGGCTTTGAACTTGGGAGTGGCTGCGGCTCGCCTGGTGGTAGAAGAAAAAATTATGGCCACCGGTCAGATGCCCATCGTGAGAGATTTGTTGAAAGAGCAGCGCGAATCGGCGATGACGGAATCACGCACCGGGATTAAACGTCCCCGCCTGATCCCAGAGGAACCCGCCAAGCCGCGAGCCATCATTGGCCGCGATACACGTGTTTCGGGACAATTCCTGGATCACGCCCTGGCAGCGGGACTGTCCAGCGCTGGCATGGACGTGACCAGGGTCGGGGTCATTCCCACTCCCGGGGTGGCGTATCTGACAGAATCCCAAGACATCGAGTTGGGCGTGGTCATCAGCGCGTCGCACAATCCGATGCAAGACAACGGCATCAAATTCTTTGCCCGCGGCGGTTACAAACTGCCTGATGAGATGGAGGACCGGGTTCAAGCCATGCTGGGCCAGAACTGGGAACGGCCGCTCGGTTCCGGGGTCGGCGACGTGGTGGCCAACGGTAAAGCCGCCGACGACGCCTATGTCAATCACCTGGTAGACACGGTTCCGGTGTCTCTGCACGGGCTGAAAATCGTAGTGGACTGCGCCAACGGGGCGGCTTCAGAGATCGGTCCGCGGGCGCTACGCGAAGCCGGCGCGGACGTCGTGGTGATTAACGCCTCTCCCGATGGGCGCAACATCAACCTGAACTGCGGCTCGACCCACCCCAAGCAGCTGAAATCCATGGTGGTAGCCGCCGGGGCAGACTTCGGGGTGGCGTTTGACGGTGACGCGGACCGCTGCCTGGCAGTGGACGGCGCCGGCGACCTGGTTGATGGCGACCAAATCATGGGGATGCTGGCCTTGGATATGCACCGGGCGGGAATATTGACCGAGGACACCCTGGTGCTGACCGTGATGAGTAATCTCGGGTTGCGTTTAGCGATGCAGCAGGCGGGCATCAAGACCCCCACCACCGCGGTAGGAGATCGCTACGTATTGGAGGAAATGCGCGCTCACGGCTACATTTTGGGCGGGGAACAGTCCGGACACGTTATCAATGCCCGCTACGCCACCACCGGCGACGGTATCCTCACCGCTCTGCAAGTGGCGGCGACTGTGGCCTCCCATCAAGCTCCTTTGAGCGAACTCGTGTCGCCTATCCAAAAGCTGCCCCAAACCCTGATTAATGTGCCCGGAGTGGACAAGACCCGCGTGGACGACCCGCGCTTGGCCCAGGATGTCGCGCAGGCGGAAGCGCGCCTGGGGGAGACGGGCCGGGTTTTGTTGCGTTCTTCCGGTACCGAACCCCTGGTGCGGGTCATGGTAGAAGCCGCAACTCAGGAACAGGCCGATGCGGAGGCTCAAACCCTCGCTAACCGGGTGCAAGAACTATTAGCGCTGTAA
- a CDS encoding C69 family dipeptidase: MHKKRIAICSLLALALGIGTPTAAFACTGIIVGPELTTDGSFYFGRTEDLEINHNKAYVIHEAGYFQPGQTIEDVSYGTDAGYQFTFANPSYRYNGVNDTTPEYGIFDEAGFNEKGLMVDMTVSASANEAVLAQDPLLDGEDGSRVGLTEAILPTVVLATCDTPENAVRFIADELATKGAAEGNSLVVASKSDLWYMEIYTGHQFLAMRYPKDKFSVFPNTFWINGVTLTPGKTTNNYVVSQDGNYIFSKGLFSTAQAAGTFKGDAARNYIEARESYADPEVGPRNASRSASGIKTLNPNAQVDPNGTAFPFLQSAEKKSISLEMVMDATRNRFGNLGNLPGNDTGEEGYYPIGNRNVMEAHVFQIPTTATDSFPAVEYLALGSTLTSPYVPYYLDQTAGFSPAMNTSNEYTSNSVYWTAMDILHMVETNRSKYQPIVNAKLSPVQKEILTATKLSDEGASARTAWNTKAASKAFAAMQSAQTELRTKLFQDGYTSSSERVRKAGLSGGEFRLTVPAGVTDTVWKLSFDSKSKALSIVDAYGESVGVPAGVPFDITIRKATYEKNPGLTLDGQPVRATLQGDVYVWKYSTTVGRYSGKNRQAVAANLSKSFFTNAKTAFIVNSHSPSDAISAANLSQGKAPILYTHGIGLDEVTQTELARLHPQKVVLVGGTGAVSDAVQQTVRTLLPSAQVTRIEGSSRYAVNAQSANEFSPDTNAIVIAPGQNSITAVNAVSFAKNLNAPVFLVSSQEVPREISEQIKRLNKVKQVVIVGNETDVSTAVQSKLDELTGVKSSRLTSQNQFQVSAALAGNISEPRQAIVASGIDPADALVAAPLAQSLNLPLVLSSPDKLDPSVVQYIQATKSIKQAIFVGGPAPLSQALRAQMQGILN; this comes from the coding sequence ATGCATAAAAAGCGCATAGCCATATGCTCTCTACTTGCTCTTGCACTGGGAATCGGAACTCCCACGGCTGCATTTGCTTGTACCGGGATTATTGTCGGACCCGAACTGACTACTGATGGAAGTTTCTACTTTGGTCGTACAGAGGACCTGGAGATTAACCATAATAAGGCATATGTTATTCACGAGGCCGGATATTTTCAGCCAGGACAAACTATAGAGGATGTTTCCTACGGAACTGATGCTGGCTATCAATTTACATTTGCAAATCCTTCATATAGGTATAACGGAGTTAACGACACCACTCCCGAATACGGAATTTTTGATGAAGCTGGATTTAACGAAAAAGGACTAATGGTCGATATGACCGTTTCCGCAAGCGCCAACGAAGCTGTTTTGGCTCAAGATCCACTTTTGGACGGGGAAGATGGTAGCCGTGTTGGCCTGACGGAGGCTATCCTCCCCACGGTTGTTTTGGCCACTTGCGACACCCCGGAAAACGCGGTGAGATTTATTGCTGACGAACTGGCAACGAAAGGGGCAGCGGAAGGTAATTCCTTGGTAGTAGCCAGCAAGAGCGACCTGTGGTACATGGAGATTTACACCGGACACCAATTCCTCGCCATGCGTTACCCGAAAGACAAGTTCTCCGTTTTCCCCAATACTTTCTGGATTAATGGTGTCACTTTGACGCCAGGAAAAACTACCAATAACTATGTTGTCTCCCAAGATGGCAATTACATCTTTTCAAAAGGTCTCTTTAGCACTGCTCAGGCGGCCGGAACTTTCAAGGGGGACGCAGCTCGGAATTATATTGAGGCGCGGGAATCTTACGCTGATCCAGAGGTAGGTCCGCGTAACGCCTCTCGTTCTGCCTCAGGAATCAAGACTCTGAACCCCAATGCCCAGGTTGACCCAAATGGAACCGCCTTCCCCTTCCTGCAAAGCGCCGAAAAAAAGAGCATCTCACTAGAAATGGTTATGGACGCTACGCGCAACCGTTTCGGCAACCTCGGAAATCTTCCTGGGAATGACACCGGTGAGGAAGGTTACTATCCTATCGGTAACCGTAATGTGATGGAGGCTCATGTTTTCCAAATTCCGACTACTGCTACGGATAGTTTCCCTGCCGTAGAATATTTAGCTCTGGGATCCACGCTCACCTCTCCGTACGTGCCGTACTATTTGGATCAGACTGCCGGTTTTTCCCCGGCAATGAATACGTCGAATGAGTACACTTCTAACTCGGTTTATTGGACCGCGATGGATATTTTGCACATGGTCGAGACGAATCGCTCTAAGTATCAACCCATAGTCAATGCCAAACTCTCGCCAGTTCAAAAAGAGATTCTGACTGCGACGAAATTGAGCGACGAGGGAGCGTCAGCGCGCACCGCGTGGAACACCAAAGCCGCTTCCAAGGCCTTTGCGGCTATGCAATCGGCACAAACTGAATTGCGGACTAAGCTGTTCCAAGACGGTTATACCTCCTCATCGGAGCGGGTGCGTAAAGCAGGCTTATCAGGAGGGGAATTCCGTCTCACAGTTCCGGCTGGAGTCACGGATACCGTCTGGAAGCTCAGTTTTGATTCTAAGTCGAAAGCCCTTTCCATAGTTGACGCCTATGGGGAGTCTGTGGGAGTACCGGCCGGCGTACCTTTTGACATCACCATCAGGAAAGCCACTTACGAAAAGAATCCTGGTCTTACTCTGGACGGTCAACCTGTACGGGCGACTTTACAAGGTGACGTATATGTTTGGAAATACTCCACCACCGTAGGCCGCTACAGCGGTAAAAATCGCCAAGCCGTGGCAGCCAATCTGTCCAAGTCGTTCTTTACGAATGCTAAGACAGCCTTCATTGTGAATTCCCACTCTCCCAGCGATGCCATCAGCGCGGCGAATCTATCACAAGGGAAAGCCCCAATTCTCTACACCCACGGAATCGGTCTCGACGAAGTGACTCAAACCGAACTCGCTCGATTGCACCCGCAGAAAGTTGTCCTGGTCGGCGGAACCGGAGCGGTCAGCGATGCTGTGCAACAGACTGTGCGCACGCTGCTACCTTCGGCACAGGTGACGCGGATTGAAGGATCGAGTCGTTATGCAGTGAACGCGCAATCCGCAAATGAGTTTTCTCCGGATACAAACGCTATCGTGATTGCACCGGGACAAAACAGTATTACCGCAGTAAACGCAGTGTCCTTCGCGAAGAATCTCAACGCTCCCGTATTCCTGGTTTCCAGCCAAGAAGTTCCGCGAGAAATATCTGAGCAAATCAAACGCCTGAATAAAGTGAAGCAAGTCGTCATCGTAGGAAACGAGACCGATGTGTCCACTGCGGTGCAATCGAAACTGGATGAATTGACAGGAGTGAAGTCCTCTCGGCTGACTTCTCAGAATCAATTCCAGGTCAGCGCCGCGCTGGCGGGGAATATCTCTGAGCCACGGCAAGCCATTGTGGCCAGCGGCATAGATCCGGCCGATGCTTTGGTTGCTGCACCGCTCGCCCAGAGTCTCAATTTGCCGTTGGTACTTTCAAGTCCGGATAAACTTGACCCATCCGTGGTCCAGTACATCCAGGCGACGAAGTCCATCAAACAGGCGATTTTTGTCGGTGGTCCCGCTCCCCTCAGTCAGGCCCTTCGCGCACAGATGCAGGGGATTTTGAACTAG